The Glycine soja cultivar W05 chromosome 6, ASM419377v2, whole genome shotgun sequence genome has a window encoding:
- the LOC114414696 gene encoding uncharacterized protein LOC114414696: MDATRILAQGVFVFLVITCVGAESEPRTILVGDSQGWQAGTNYTQWAIQNSPFHINDTLLFKYPGNSTTLAQSVYLLPNQWSYITCEFRGAKLLGNATEGDGEGFKVELNQLKPYYFASAEGNFYDCIAGLSKFIAVPSTSSG; the protein is encoded by the exons ATGGATGCCACTAGAATTTTGGCACAAGGAGTATTTGTGTTCCTTGTTATTACGTGTGTGGGAGCCGAGAGCGAGCCCAGAACCATTTTGGTTGGAGACTCTCAAGGTTGGCAAGCCGGCACTAACTACACCCAATGGGCCATCCAAAATAGCCCCTTCCACATCAATGACACACTTC TGTTCAAGTATCCAGGGAATTCCACGACGCTGGCTCAGAGTGTGTACTTACTACCAAACCAGTGGAGCTACATAACGTGCGAATTCAGAGGGGCAAAGCTGCTGGGTAACGCAACTGAGGGTGATGGTGAGGGCTTTAAGGTTGAACTTAATCAGTTGAAACCTTATTACTTTGCCTCTGCGGAAGGCAACTTTTATGACTGCATTGCTGGCCTTTCAAAGTTCATTGCTGTGCCATCAACAAGCTCTGGCTGA